In Procambarus clarkii isolate CNS0578487 chromosome 5, FALCON_Pclarkii_2.0, whole genome shotgun sequence, the following are encoded in one genomic region:
- the SC35 gene encoding serine/arginine-rich splicing factor 2 isoform X2, which yields MSYGRGPPDIKGMTSLKVDNLTYRTTPEDLRRSFEKYGEIGDVYIPRDRFSRESRGFAFVRYYDRRDAEDAMEAMDGRRLDGRELRVQMARYGRPETPPHRRRRRRDNSRSRSRSRSRSRSRRRRRSSRSRSRSRSRSRRRHSRSRSGSRSRSRSHSRSRSGSKSRSRTPDERQSKSPEKQDKENGMDEAAAIEEEQQMDRSHSRSKSRSRSRSRSKSRSRSKSRSKSRSRSRSRSME from the exons ATGAGTTACGGCCGGGGACCCCCAGACATCAAGGGGATGACGTCCCTGAAGGTGGACAATCTGACCTACAGGACCACGCCGGAGGACCTGCGTCGCTCCTTCGAGAAGTATGGCGAGATCGGCGACGTCTACATCCCCAGGGACAGGTTCTCCCGTGAGAGCCGCGGCTTCGCCTTCGTCAG GTACTATGATCGGCGAGATGCTGAAGATGCCATGGAAGCCATGGATGGCCGGCGGCTAGATGGACGAGAGCTGAGAGTACAGATGGCTCGGTATGGACGGCCAGAGACCCCGCCACACCGAAGACGTCGCCGACG GGACAATTCCAGGTCGCGGTCCAGGTCTCGTTCTCGGTCGCGATCTCGCAGGAGGAGGAGGTCATCGCGGTCCAGGTCCAGATCTCGCTCTCGTTCCCGTAGGCGCCACTCTAGGTCAAG gtctggaAGTCGGTCCCGCTCACGATCACATTCAAGGTCACGCTCTGGAAGCAAGAGTCGCTCCCGCACACCCGACGAACGTCAATCAAAATCTCCGGAGAAGCAGGACAAGGAAAACGGAATGGATGAGGCAGCGGCAATTGAAGAGGAACAGCAAATGGACCGCTCTCACTCGCGTTCAAAGTCCCGCTCACGATCTCGTTCAAGGTCAAAGTCGAGATCCAGGTCGAAGTCGCGCAGCAAGTCCAGGTCCAGGTCACGCTCAAG
- the SC35 gene encoding serine/arginine-rich splicing factor 2 isoform X1 — MSYGRGPPDIKGMTSLKVDNLTYRTTPEDLRRSFEKYGEIGDVYIPRDRFSRESRGFAFVRYYDRRDAEDAMEAMDGRRLDGRELRVQMARYGRPETPPHRRRRRRSGSRSRSRSHSRSRSGSKSRSRTPDERQSKSPEKQDKENGMDEAAAIEEEQQMDRSHSRSKSRSRSRSRSKSRSRSKSRSKSRSRSRSRSME; from the exons ATGAGTTACGGCCGGGGACCCCCAGACATCAAGGGGATGACGTCCCTGAAGGTGGACAATCTGACCTACAGGACCACGCCGGAGGACCTGCGTCGCTCCTTCGAGAAGTATGGCGAGATCGGCGACGTCTACATCCCCAGGGACAGGTTCTCCCGTGAGAGCCGCGGCTTCGCCTTCGTCAG GTACTATGATCGGCGAGATGCTGAAGATGCCATGGAAGCCATGGATGGCCGGCGGCTAGATGGACGAGAGCTGAGAGTACAGATGGCTCGGTATGGACGGCCAGAGACCCCGCCACACCGAAGACGTCGCCGACG gtctggaAGTCGGTCCCGCTCACGATCACATTCAAGGTCACGCTCTGGAAGCAAGAGTCGCTCCCGCACACCCGACGAACGTCAATCAAAATCTCCGGAGAAGCAGGACAAGGAAAACGGAATGGATGAGGCAGCGGCAATTGAAGAGGAACAGCAAATGGACCGCTCTCACTCGCGTTCAAAGTCCCGCTCACGATCTCGTTCAAGGTCAAAGTCGAGATCCAGGTCGAAGTCGCGCAGCAAGTCCAGGTCCAGGTCACGCTCAAG